From Frateuria aurantia DSM 6220, one genomic window encodes:
- a CDS encoding cation:proton antiporter, with amino-acid sequence MHEMHFLQDLATVMLVAGVTSVLFQRLGQPVVLGYIIAGVLVGPHALPALLIHDESTIKTLSTLGMILLLFALGLEFSLRKLRKVGMVALVVASCEIILMLWIGYEVGRRFQWTTMDSLFLGAMMSISSTAIITSALDELGLKRERFAQLVFGVLIVEDILAVVLLALLTGIAKTGGLQPLPALAVLGKLGLFIAGSLIGGLLLVPKVVDYVAQGGRDEVLLVAVLGLLFGFCLLVSRMGYSVALGAFMMGALVAEARSLPRVERVIMPLRDMFSAMFFVAIGMLINPRQLWHYAVPVLVITLAVVVGKVVTCALGSYLAGTDGRTSVRIGAGLAQIGEFSFIIASLGLSLHVTSDFLYPVAVAVSALTTLLTPYLIRASDPVATAMTRCLPDWLRGVLVAYTRWIGNLSLRGQSALVMAMIRRLVWHIVINTALVAALFLVTAFAYRHGFFHVAMLSQHPGARRSVAWSVAAVLSLPMLVAVYRKAMALGMLLAELAVPVAVGGEYNLHIRNALARLIPLGVMCVLALLVTALASTILPPRQVVWVLLLAGGVLTWLLWHVLVKVHARFQAALLDVLSRGDS; translated from the coding sequence ATGCACGAAATGCATTTCCTGCAGGATCTGGCGACGGTGATGCTGGTGGCGGGGGTGACCTCGGTACTGTTCCAGCGACTGGGGCAGCCGGTCGTGCTGGGCTATATCATCGCCGGCGTGCTGGTCGGCCCGCATGCCTTGCCGGCCTTGTTGATCCACGACGAGTCGACCATCAAGACGCTGTCCACCCTGGGGATGATCCTGTTGCTGTTCGCTCTGGGCCTGGAGTTCAGTCTGCGCAAGTTGCGCAAGGTGGGCATGGTTGCCTTGGTGGTGGCCAGTTGCGAAATCATCCTGATGCTGTGGATAGGTTACGAAGTGGGGCGCCGTTTCCAGTGGACGACCATGGATTCGCTGTTCCTGGGTGCGATGATGTCGATTTCCTCCACGGCGATCATCACCTCGGCGCTGGACGAGCTGGGCCTGAAGCGCGAGCGCTTCGCGCAACTGGTGTTCGGCGTATTGATTGTGGAAGACATTCTGGCGGTGGTATTGCTGGCCTTGCTGACCGGTATCGCCAAGACCGGTGGTCTGCAGCCGCTGCCTGCTCTGGCGGTGCTGGGCAAGCTGGGTCTGTTTATTGCCGGCTCGCTGATTGGCGGGCTGCTGCTGGTTCCCAAGGTGGTCGACTATGTGGCCCAGGGCGGGCGCGACGAAGTATTGCTGGTGGCGGTGCTGGGACTGCTTTTCGGCTTCTGCCTGCTGGTGTCGCGAATGGGGTACAGCGTGGCACTGGGCGCCTTCATGATGGGGGCGTTGGTGGCAGAGGCGCGCAGCCTGCCTCGGGTCGAGCGGGTGATCATGCCTTTGCGGGACATGTTCAGCGCGATGTTCTTCGTAGCCATCGGCATGCTGATCAATCCCCGGCAGCTGTGGCATTACGCGGTGCCGGTGCTGGTGATCACCCTGGCGGTGGTGGTCGGCAAGGTGGTCACCTGCGCACTGGGCAGCTATCTGGCCGGTACGGATGGTCGAACTTCGGTGCGGATCGGTGCGGGACTGGCCCAGATCGGGGAATTTTCCTTCATCATCGCCTCCCTGGGCTTGAGTCTGCATGTGACGTCGGACTTCCTGTATCCGGTGGCGGTGGCGGTATCGGCGTTGACCACCTTGCTCACTCCGTATCTGATCCGCGCCTCCGATCCCGTGGCCACGGCGATGACACGCTGCCTGCCGGACTGGCTGCGTGGCGTGCTGGTGGCCTATACCCGCTGGATCGGCAATCTCTCCCTGCGGGGGCAGAGCGCGCTGGTGATGGCGATGATCCGCCGCCTGGTCTGGCATATCGTGATCAATACCGCCCTGGTGGCGGCCTTGTTTCTGGTGACGGCCTTTGCTTATCGCCACGGATTCTTTCATGTCGCGATGCTGTCGCAGCATCCCGGAGCGCGCCGCAGCGTGGCCTGGTCGGTGGCTGCCGTGCTGTCTCTGCCGATGCTTGTAGCCGTGTATCGCAAGGCAATGGCGCTGGGCATGTTGCTCGCCGAGCTCGCGGTGCCGGTGGCCGTGGGTGGGGAATACAACCTGCATATCCGCAATGCCTTGGCGCGACTGATTCCTTTGGGCGTGATGTGCGTGCTGGCATTGCTGGTGACCGCTCTGGCTTCGACCATCCTGCCGCCACGGCAGGTGGTATGGGTGCTGCTGCTGGCGGGTGGGGTACTGACCTGGCTGTTGTGGCATGTGCTGGTGAAGGTGCATGCACGCTTTCAGGCGGCCTTGCTGGACGTGCTGAGTCGTGGAGACTCCTGA
- a CDS encoding SphA family protein: MDKLTWRAGRLGGGLILLGCALPTGTIQAAQRGSVNEYPLGITMGMPTATLPPAGLYLIIKPTLSAGDSVDRSGIRTGTRISSWAANGQLQWVHAHRLLGARWASYIRSVGVVDVQIRLPDRQVLHGHGMPDVEVQPASLSWQLSQHVYLQAGVGFYAPTGKTSGDPSIGQDHWTLEHDFSIGYIDRDWTLVAHTVFNFNSTETATRYRNGSTATIDYTAFRKSHGLAYGLVGYYHAQFSRDHGPQALNAGRPKAFSLGPGMTVRHQRFSFGLTLTRELFTRNLARKTMLLANISCRL; the protein is encoded by the coding sequence ATGGACAAGCTGACATGGCGTGCAGGCAGGCTGGGTGGTGGATTGATCCTGCTTGGCTGCGCCCTGCCGACAGGCACCATCCAGGCCGCCCAGCGTGGCAGCGTCAACGAGTATCCGCTGGGCATCACCATGGGCATGCCGACAGCCACCCTGCCGCCGGCCGGACTGTATCTGATCATCAAACCCACCTTGTCCGCTGGCGACTCGGTGGACAGGTCGGGAATCAGGACCGGCACTCGCATCTCCAGCTGGGCGGCCAACGGCCAGTTGCAATGGGTCCATGCCCATCGCCTGCTGGGCGCGCGCTGGGCCAGCTATATCCGCAGCGTCGGCGTGGTCGATGTGCAGATCCGGCTGCCCGACCGGCAGGTTCTGCATGGACATGGCATGCCCGATGTCGAAGTCCAGCCAGCCTCGTTGAGCTGGCAGCTGAGCCAGCATGTCTATCTCCAGGCCGGCGTCGGCTTCTATGCGCCCACCGGAAAAACCAGCGGCGATCCATCCATCGGCCAGGATCACTGGACGCTGGAGCATGATTTTTCCATCGGCTATATCGACCGGGACTGGACCTTGGTGGCGCATACGGTATTCAATTTCAACAGCACCGAGACCGCCACCCGTTACCGCAACGGCAGCACGGCCACCATCGACTACACCGCTTTCCGCAAATCGCACGGGCTGGCCTATGGCCTCGTCGGCTATTACCACGCCCAGTTCAGCAGGGATCACGGTCCGCAAGCTTTGAACGCCGGCCGCCCCAAGGCCTTCAGCCTGGGACCTGGCATGACGGTTCGCCATCAGCGCTTCAGCTTCGGATTGACCCTGACCCGGGAGTTGTTCACCCGCAATCTGGCGCGCAAGACCATGCTGCTGGCCAATATCTCCTGCCGCCTGTGA
- a CDS encoding DUF1249 domain-containing protein translates to MSAVLDRRAALLPGRFGFLMGLYAENYHRLVRLFAPQTLEPGLYVSSVDDGLDVSLSIQRHHRYMIELELTYAFVDASTGRPSPSAQLRMYSDAHVAEALHCHPGRHLWQVLGPFPQAHTVLQHRLRMNGFLTRWLEYLAGQGHSSGTLVADPAR, encoded by the coding sequence ATGAGTGCGGTACTGGATCGACGCGCAGCGCTGCTGCCGGGACGTTTCGGCTTTCTGATGGGCTTGTACGCCGAAAACTACCACCGTCTGGTGCGTCTGTTCGCACCCCAGACGCTGGAGCCCGGCCTGTATGTTTCCAGTGTGGATGACGGTCTGGATGTTTCGCTTTCCATCCAGCGACATCATCGCTACATGATCGAGCTGGAGCTGACCTATGCCTTCGTCGATGCCAGCACGGGGCGGCCTTCGCCCTCGGCCCAGTTGCGGATGTACAGCGATGCCCATGTGGCCGAGGCCTTGCATTGCCACCCCGGGCGTCATCTGTGGCAGGTGCTGGGCCCGTTTCCGCAGGCCCATACGGTGTTGCAGCATCGTCTGCGGATGAACGGTTTTCTGACCCGCTGGCTGGAATATCTGGCCGGCCAAGGGCACTCCAGCGGCACTCTGGTGGCCGATCCCGCCCGATGA
- the ppsR gene encoding posphoenolpyruvate synthetase regulatory kinase/phosphorylase PpsR has translation MERVVFFISDSTGITAETIGNSMLAQFEGIPFSKHRLPFVDTPQKAAEARDRIRRSFEATGVRPIVVNTMASLELCEIVAYSGGLMLDVFAPFMGPLERELGVARTGLVNRSHGMVDFAKYEARINATNYALSHDDGISIEYQMADLILMGVSRSGKTPSCLYMALHYGVSAANYPLTDEDLEGGELPARLRPYRDRLFGLTIDPQRLAQIREQRRPGSRYATLEQCRQEVGRAERLMRAEGIPSLNTTHVSIEEIATKIFETFGIERTLF, from the coding sequence ATGGAACGTGTGGTTTTCTTTATTTCAGACTCGACTGGTATCACGGCAGAGACGATCGGGAACAGCATGCTGGCCCAGTTCGAGGGGATTCCCTTCAGCAAACACCGCCTTCCTTTCGTCGATACGCCGCAGAAAGCGGCCGAGGCCAGAGACCGGATCCGGCGCAGCTTTGAGGCCACCGGGGTGCGTCCGATCGTGGTCAATACCATGGCCTCGCTGGAGCTGTGCGAAATCGTCGCCTACAGCGGCGGCTTGATGCTGGATGTTTTTGCCCCCTTCATGGGACCACTGGAGCGGGAGCTGGGCGTGGCACGCACCGGCCTGGTCAATCGCTCGCATGGCATGGTCGACTTTGCCAAATACGAGGCGCGGATCAATGCGACCAACTATGCACTGAGCCATGACGATGGCATCAGCATTGAATACCAGATGGCCGACCTTATCCTGATGGGGGTCTCGCGGTCCGGAAAAACCCCGAGCTGTCTGTACATGGCCTTGCATTACGGGGTCAGTGCCGCCAACTATCCACTGACCGACGAGGATCTCGAGGGTGGGGAGCTGCCCGCTCGGCTGCGCCCCTACCGGGACCGGCTGTTCGGCCTGACCATCGATCCGCAGCGTCTGGCGCAGATCCGCGAGCAGCGTCGCCCGGGCAGCCGCTATGCGACCCTGGAGCAATGCCGCCAGGAGGTGGGTCGGGCCGAGCGGCTGATGCGGGCGGAAGGGATCCCTTCGCTCAATACCACGCATGTGTCGATCGAGGAGATCGCCACCAAGATTTTTGAAACCTTCGGCATCGAGCGGACCCTGTTCTGA
- the ppsA gene encoding phosphoenolpyruvate synthase has product MNQLVLWLDTLRMSDLGQVGGKNASLGEMIGHLSQLGVSVPGGFATTAAAFQDHLQHNQLGERIQQRLIGLDTDDVNALTAAGRDIRQWIIDTPLPADLEQAIREAYQQLCRQAGSDDIAVAVRSSATAEDLPDASFAGQQETFLNVCGIEDVLHKVREVFASLYNDRAIAYRVHQGFRHEDVFLSAGIQLMVRSDLGAAGVLFTLDTESGFRDVVFITGSYGLGEMVVQGAVNPDEFYVYKRTLAEDRPAILQRTLGTKQLRMVYSQQAGERVRTEDTPQDLRQRFCISDQDVQDLARQAVLIEQHYGRPMDIEWAKDGQTGKLYVVQARPETVKSRAHATQLERFHLGRRGEVLAEGRAIGQKIGAGRARIVRSLDDMARVEPGDVLIADMTDPDWEPVMKRAAAIVTNRGGRTCHAAIIARELGVPAVVGTGNALELIEDGAEVTVSCAEGDTGYIYAGKLPFERVTADLGTMPDAPLKIMMNVANPERAFDFAMLPNNGIGLARLEMIIASHIGIHPKALLNYDAQEPAIKAKIDQRIAGYADPVSFYVDRLAEGIATLAASVYPKPVIVRLSDFKSNEYANLLGGSRYEPHEENPMIGYRGASRYVDREFADAFALECQAVLKVRNRMGLSNLQVMIPFVRTLEEGRKVIQVLADNGLRQGEDDLKVIMMCEVPSNALLADEFLDIFDGFSIGSNDLTQLTLGLDRDSGIVAGLFDERDPAVKKLLSMAIRTARERGKYVGICGQGPSDHPDLAEWLMDQGIESVSLNPDTVVDTWLRLARKKAG; this is encoded by the coding sequence TTGAACCAGCTCGTGCTTTGGCTTGACACCCTGCGCATGTCCGATCTCGGCCAGGTCGGCGGCAAGAATGCCTCTCTGGGTGAAATGATCGGCCACCTCTCGCAACTGGGCGTTTCCGTGCCGGGTGGCTTCGCCACCACGGCAGCGGCGTTTCAGGATCATCTGCAGCACAACCAGCTGGGCGAACGCATCCAGCAGCGCCTGATCGGCCTGGACACCGACGACGTCAACGCGCTGACCGCCGCGGGCAGGGACATCCGTCAGTGGATCATCGACACCCCGCTGCCGGCCGATCTCGAGCAGGCCATCCGCGAGGCCTACCAGCAGCTGTGCCGGCAGGCCGGCAGTGACGATATCGCGGTGGCCGTGCGCTCCTCGGCCACCGCCGAGGATCTGCCCGATGCCTCCTTCGCCGGTCAGCAGGAAACCTTCCTCAATGTCTGCGGCATCGAGGACGTGCTGCACAAGGTCCGCGAAGTATTCGCCTCGCTCTACAACGACCGCGCCATCGCTTACCGCGTGCATCAAGGCTTCAGGCACGAAGATGTGTTCCTGTCGGCCGGCATCCAGCTGATGGTGCGCTCCGATCTGGGTGCAGCCGGCGTGCTGTTCACCCTGGATACCGAGTCCGGCTTCCGCGACGTGGTGTTCATCACCGGCAGCTACGGTCTGGGAGAAATGGTGGTTCAGGGGGCCGTCAATCCCGACGAGTTCTATGTCTACAAACGGACGCTGGCTGAGGACCGGCCGGCGATCCTGCAGCGAACGCTGGGCACCAAGCAGCTGCGGATGGTCTACTCGCAGCAGGCCGGCGAACGGGTCCGCACCGAAGACACCCCGCAGGATCTGCGTCAGCGCTTCTGCATCTCCGACCAGGATGTGCAGGACTTGGCCCGCCAGGCGGTACTGATTGAGCAGCACTACGGCCGCCCGATGGACATCGAGTGGGCCAAGGATGGTCAGACCGGCAAGCTCTATGTCGTCCAAGCCCGACCGGAGACCGTCAAGTCGCGTGCCCATGCCACCCAGCTGGAACGCTTCCACCTGGGCCGGCGCGGCGAAGTACTTGCCGAGGGTCGGGCCATCGGTCAGAAGATCGGCGCCGGCAGAGCCCGCATCGTCCGTTCACTGGACGACATGGCGCGGGTCGAGCCAGGCGACGTGCTGATTGCCGACATGACCGATCCGGATTGGGAGCCGGTGATGAAGCGGGCTGCCGCCATCGTCACCAATCGCGGAGGCCGGACCTGCCATGCCGCGATCATCGCCCGCGAACTGGGTGTGCCCGCCGTGGTCGGCACCGGCAATGCCCTGGAATTGATCGAGGACGGTGCCGAAGTGACGGTGTCCTGCGCCGAAGGCGACACCGGCTATATCTACGCCGGCAAGCTGCCGTTCGAGCGTGTCACGGCCGATCTGGGCACCATGCCCGACGCGCCGCTGAAGATCATGATGAATGTCGCCAATCCCGAGCGGGCATTCGACTTCGCCATGCTGCCCAACAACGGCATCGGCCTGGCCCGTCTGGAAATGATCATTGCCAGCCACATCGGCATCCACCCCAAGGCCCTGCTGAACTACGATGCCCAGGAACCAGCCATCAAGGCCAAGATCGATCAGCGGATCGCAGGCTATGCCGATCCGGTGAGCTTCTACGTTGACCGCCTGGCCGAAGGCATTGCCACCCTGGCTGCGTCGGTCTATCCCAAGCCGGTGATCGTGCGCCTCTCGGACTTCAAGTCCAACGAGTATGCCAACCTGCTGGGCGGCAGCCGCTACGAACCGCACGAAGAGAACCCGATGATCGGCTACCGTGGCGCGAGCCGCTACGTCGACCGCGAGTTCGCCGATGCCTTCGCTCTGGAATGCCAGGCGGTGCTGAAGGTTCGCAATCGCATGGGCCTGAGCAATCTTCAGGTCATGATTCCTTTTGTCAGAACCCTGGAGGAAGGCCGCAAGGTGATCCAGGTCCTGGCCGACAACGGTCTGCGTCAGGGCGAGGATGATCTCAAGGTCATCATGATGTGCGAGGTCCCCTCCAATGCCTTGCTGGCCGACGAGTTTCTCGACATCTTCGACGGTTTCTCGATCGGCTCGAATGACCTTACCCAGCTGACACTGGGCCTGGATCGTGACTCGGGCATTGTCGCCGGCCTGTTCGATGAGCGGGATCCAGCCGTCAAGAAGCTGCTGTCGATGGCGATCCGCACCGCCCGGGAGCGTGGCAAGTATGTCGGCATCTGCGGCCAGGGGCCCAGCGATCACCCCGACCTTGCCGAATGGTTGATGGACCAGGGCATCGAGTCCGTATCCCTGAATCCCGATACCGTGGTGGATACCTGGTTGCGACTGGCCAGGAAGAAAGCCGGCTGA
- the panD gene encoding aspartate 1-decarboxylase, which translates to MHLNILKAKIHRATVTHAELHYEGSIAIDSLLLEASGIREYEQIHAWNINNGKRFVTYALKAEAGSGIISVNGSAAHRAEPGDLIIIAAFVQMTEEELANFQPSLVYVDGKNAIARTSHAIPTQKATD; encoded by the coding sequence ATGCATCTCAATATCCTCAAAGCCAAGATCCACCGCGCCACGGTAACCCATGCCGAACTCCATTACGAAGGCTCGATCGCGATCGACAGCCTGCTGCTGGAAGCTTCCGGGATCCGTGAGTACGAGCAGATCCATGCCTGGAACATCAACAACGGCAAGCGTTTCGTCACCTATGCCCTGAAGGCCGAGGCGGGTTCGGGCATCATCTCGGTCAACGGCAGCGCCGCGCACCGGGCCGAGCCGGGTGATCTGATCATCATCGCGGCCTTTGTGCAGATGACCGAGGAAGAGTTGGCGAATTTCCAGCCTTCGCTGGTCTATGTCGATGGCAAGAATGCCATCGCCCGTACCAGCCACGCGATTCCGACCCAGAAGGCGACGGACTGA
- the panC gene encoding pantoate--beta-alanine ligase, producing MQTVQEPASLRAVIRGWRAEGKTVGLVPTMGNLHAGHYSLIRHARTRADRVVASIFVNPTQFGPNEDFASYPRTLVQDQAGLAEEGCDLLFAPEASALYPLGAERAVKVHVPRLGEILDGASRPGHFDGVATIVCKLFNLVQPDLAVFGQKDYQQLRVIERMVADLGLAVKVMGAPTVRAADGLALSSRNQYLDADQRVVAAEISATLQQMRSLIVEGHRREAVEQAAMARLGRAGFEPDYAVVRRADDLEIPAPDAVLEGLVALVAARLGGTRLIDNLPFQAS from the coding sequence ATGCAGACAGTGCAGGAGCCGGCGAGCCTACGTGCGGTGATTCGTGGTTGGCGCGCGGAGGGCAAGACCGTCGGACTGGTGCCGACGATGGGCAATCTACATGCCGGGCACTATTCCCTGATCCGCCACGCCCGGACGCGGGCGGACCGGGTGGTGGCCAGCATTTTCGTGAACCCGACCCAGTTCGGACCCAACGAGGACTTCGCGTCTTATCCGCGGACCCTGGTTCAGGATCAGGCCGGGCTGGCCGAAGAAGGCTGCGACCTGTTGTTCGCGCCCGAAGCATCGGCACTGTATCCGCTGGGTGCGGAGCGGGCGGTCAAGGTGCATGTGCCTCGATTGGGAGAGATTCTGGACGGCGCTTCACGGCCGGGACATTTCGACGGCGTGGCGACGATCGTCTGCAAGCTGTTCAATCTGGTGCAGCCTGATCTGGCCGTGTTCGGCCAGAAGGACTATCAGCAATTGCGGGTCATCGAACGGATGGTGGCCGATCTCGGGCTGGCGGTCAAAGTCATGGGCGCACCGACCGTGCGCGCGGCGGATGGTCTGGCACTGAGCTCGCGCAACCAGTATCTGGATGCCGACCAGCGGGTGGTGGCGGCAGAGATCAGTGCGACCTTGCAGCAGATGCGGAGCTTGATCGTCGAGGGGCATCGACGCGAAGCGGTCGAGCAGGCAGCCATGGCCAGGCTGGGCCGGGCCGGATTCGAGCCCGATTACGCCGTGGTTCGCCGCGCCGACGATCTGGAAATTCCCGCGCCCGACGCTGTGCTGGAAGGGCTGGTCGCGCTGGTGGCGGCGCGGCTGGGCGGTACCCGGCTGATCGACAATCTGCCGTTTCAGGCCAGCTGA
- the panB gene encoding 3-methyl-2-oxobutanoate hydroxymethyltransferase — MEKSGAPRRKPVTAPGLRAMKEKGQRIVALTAYDASFAVLAERAGVDFVLVGDSLGMVIQGQSTTLPVTVDDMVYHTRMVARGLETALLVADLPFMADRSVEHALEAAWRLVAEGGAAMVKLEGAAAHHLAVIEALVSRGIPVCAHLGLTPQSVHAMGGFKIQGRQQEAADRLLQEALQVEAAGAAALVLEGIPTALGKIVSQRLAIPTIGIGAGVECDGQVLVIYDLLGLTPGRRPKFSKDFLEGRGSALAAVQAYVEDVRAGVFPGLEHSFD; from the coding sequence ATGGAAAAGAGCGGAGCTCCCCGGCGCAAGCCGGTGACCGCGCCCGGACTGCGGGCCATGAAGGAGAAGGGACAGCGCATCGTGGCGCTGACGGCTTATGACGCCAGTTTTGCTGTCTTGGCGGAGCGTGCCGGTGTTGACTTCGTGCTGGTCGGCGACTCGCTGGGGATGGTGATCCAGGGGCAGTCCACGACGTTGCCGGTCACCGTCGATGACATGGTCTATCACACCCGGATGGTGGCACGCGGCCTGGAGACGGCACTGCTGGTCGCCGATCTGCCGTTCATGGCGGACCGCAGCGTCGAGCATGCCTTGGAGGCAGCCTGGCGGTTGGTAGCCGAGGGCGGGGCCGCGATGGTGAAGCTGGAAGGTGCCGCGGCGCATCACCTGGCAGTCATCGAAGCACTGGTCAGCCGGGGCATTCCGGTCTGTGCCCATCTGGGCCTGACCCCGCAATCGGTACATGCCATGGGCGGCTTCAAGATCCAGGGGCGGCAGCAGGAAGCCGCCGATCGCCTGCTGCAGGAGGCTTTGCAGGTCGAGGCCGCTGGCGCCGCGGCTCTGGTGCTGGAAGGCATTCCCACCGCCTTGGGCAAGATTGTTTCGCAGCGACTGGCGATCCCGACCATCGGCATCGGCGCGGGTGTCGAGTGTGATGGCCAGGTGCTGGTGATCTATGATCTGCTGGGCTTGACGCCCGGACGGCGTCCGAAGTTCAGCAAGGACTTCCTGGAAGGCCGCGGTTCGGCGCTGGCGGCGGTTCAGGCCTATGTCGAAGACGTGCGGGCAGGTGTCTTTCCCGGGCTTGAGCACAGCTTCGACTGA
- the folK gene encoding 2-amino-4-hydroxy-6-hydroxymethyldihydropteridine diphosphokinase, which produces MSKVYVGLGANLGRPVRQLRQALTQMSAWPQLHGLRVSSFYRTPPWGLTGQPDFINAVAELGTDWSPDRLLAELQRIEAEAGRVRLGERWGPRTLDLDILHVEGVSRSDPDLTLPHPRIAERAFVLLPLGELTPELELPGQGQVRALLAAIDTSGCQRLDAAEPD; this is translated from the coding sequence GTGAGCAAGGTCTATGTGGGGCTGGGTGCCAATCTCGGTCGCCCGGTCCGGCAACTGCGGCAGGCCTTGACGCAGATGTCGGCGTGGCCGCAACTGCACGGCTTGCGGGTGTCTTCCTTTTACCGCACCCCACCCTGGGGACTGACCGGGCAGCCTGATTTCATCAATGCGGTGGCCGAACTGGGCACGGACTGGTCGCCGGACCGGCTGCTGGCCGAGTTGCAGCGGATCGAGGCCGAGGCCGGCCGGGTGCGCCTTGGCGAGCGCTGGGGGCCGCGCACCCTTGACCTGGATATACTTCATGTCGAGGGCGTGTCTCGGTCCGACCCGGACCTGACCTTGCCGCATCCTCGCATCGCCGAGCGGGCTTTCGTCCTGCTGCCGCTGGGCGAGTTGACACCCGAGCTGGAATTGCCGGGTCAGGGTCAGGTGCGGGCCTTGCTGGCGGCCATCGATACGAGTGGCTGTCAGCGTCTGGATGCCGCTGAACCGGACTGA
- the pcnB gene encoding polynucleotide adenylyltransferase PcnB, with translation MNDDLGIPTTSSLRVIPREQHPISRRNISKAALRVLYRLNEAGYAAFLVGGAVRDLLLEIQPKDFDVATDATPEEVKALFRNCRVIGRRFRLAHVVFGPEIIEVATFRGTGDEEQGGDRHIVDGRLVRDNVWGSIEEDARRRDFRMNALYYDISDFSVRDYVGGMQDIAEHEVRLIGDPETRYREDPVRMLRAARLAAKLGFQIDPASRQPFASLGDLLEDVAPARLFDESLKLFLAGDGLKSFHQLEGCGLFRYLFPATARVLEGDDPVPRQMIEQGLANTDARIAEGKSVTPAFLFAVLLWAPVQGLAEARIAQGQDVSEAWASAVAQVLAEQTQRVAIPRRFTYTMEEIWLMQPRFEQMQRRRVFALLTHPRFRAGFDFLLLRAAEDEGRARLGQWWGHAQLLPQELLAEALDRHAAANGGRETGGGEADQGEATDMAPAARRKRRPPRRRRARGGAEPR, from the coding sequence TTGAACGACGACCTTGGGATTCCGACCACGAGCTCGCTGCGGGTGATCCCGCGCGAACAGCACCCGATTTCGCGCAGAAACATCAGCAAAGCGGCGCTTCGTGTGCTGTACCGCCTGAACGAAGCCGGATACGCGGCCTTTCTGGTCGGTGGTGCCGTGCGCGACCTGCTGCTGGAAATCCAGCCCAAGGACTTCGATGTCGCCACCGATGCGACGCCGGAAGAGGTCAAGGCGCTGTTTCGCAACTGTCGCGTGATCGGGCGGCGGTTCCGGCTGGCCCACGTAGTGTTCGGCCCCGAAATCATCGAAGTGGCGACCTTTCGGGGCACCGGCGATGAAGAGCAGGGCGGTGATCGGCATATTGTCGATGGCCGTCTGGTGCGCGACAACGTCTGGGGCTCGATCGAGGAAGATGCGCGTCGTCGCGATTTCAGGATGAATGCGCTTTATTACGACATCAGCGATTTCTCGGTGCGCGATTATGTCGGCGGCATGCAGGATATCGCCGAGCACGAAGTGCGGCTGATCGGCGATCCGGAGACCCGTTATCGCGAAGACCCGGTGCGGATGCTGCGCGCGGCGCGACTGGCGGCCAAACTGGGTTTCCAGATCGACCCGGCCAGCCGGCAGCCGTTCGCGAGCCTGGGCGATCTGCTGGAAGATGTGGCTCCGGCACGCCTGTTCGACGAATCGCTGAAACTGTTTCTGGCCGGTGATGGCCTGAAGAGCTTCCATCAGCTGGAAGGTTGCGGGCTGTTCCGTTACCTTTTCCCCGCCACGGCGCGGGTGCTGGAAGGCGACGATCCGGTGCCGAGGCAGATGATCGAGCAGGGACTGGCCAATACCGATGCCCGGATTGCCGAAGGCAAATCGGTCACGCCGGCCTTCCTGTTTGCCGTGCTGCTGTGGGCGCCGGTGCAAGGCCTGGCCGAGGCGCGCATCGCCCAGGGGCAGGATGTTTCAGAGGCCTGGGCCTCGGCGGTGGCCCAGGTGCTGGCCGAGCAGACCCAGCGGGTGGCGATACCCCGTCGCTTCACCTACACGATGGAAGAGATCTGGCTGATGCAGCCGCGCTTCGAGCAGATGCAGCGGCGTCGGGTCTTTGCCTTGCTGACCCATCCGCGGTTTCGCGCCGGCTTTGATTTTCTGCTGTTGCGCGCGGCCGAGGATGAAGGACGCGCCCGGCTGGGTCAGTGGTGGGGCCATGCCCAGTTGCTGCCGCAGGAACTGCTGGCAGAGGCGCTGGACCGGCATGCGGCGGCCAACGGCGGTCGCGAGACCGGCGGCGGCGAGGCGGATCAGGGCGAAGCGACTGACATGGCGCCGGCAGCACGTCGCAAGCGGCGTCCGCCGCGACGCCGGCGCGCGCGCGGCGGTGCCGAGCCGCGGTGA
- the fdxA gene encoding ferredoxin FdxA: MTFVVTDNCIKCKYTDCVEVCPVDAFHEGPNFLVIDPDECIDCTLCEPECPANAIYPDGDVPAGQEAFVELNVELAKAWPVITVRKDSLPDAKDWDGKPGKLAMLER; encoded by the coding sequence ATGACTTTTGTCGTTACTGACAACTGCATCAAATGCAAATATACCGATTGTGTCGAAGTGTGTCCTGTCGATGCTTTCCATGAAGGTCCGAATTTCCTGGTGATCGATCCGGACGAATGCATTGATTGCACTCTCTGCGAACCCGAGTGCCCGGCCAATGCCATCTACCCCGATGGCGATGTCCCCGCAGGCCAGGAAGCCTTCGTCGAACTGAACGTCGAGCTGGCCAAGGCCTGGCCCGTCATCACCGTCCGCAAGGATTCCTTGCCTGACGCGAAAGACTGGGACGGCAAGCCCGGCAAGCTGGCAATGCTGGAACGCTGA